In a genomic window of Pithys albifrons albifrons isolate INPA30051 chromosome 32, PitAlb_v1, whole genome shotgun sequence:
- the LOC139684134 gene encoding zinc finger protein 774-like, with translation MPRDPQAGEEEDRATQCGKDGQSFNQSSELGVQQQLQSREKRYKCLECGKGFSKSSNLIQHQHIHTGERPHKCRECGKGFSHRSNLIRHQMIHTGECPYECSQCGKRCRTISNLLVHQRTHTGERPFCCTDCGKRFSQSSNLFTHRRLHTRGRRHKCGDCGKSFIRNSELIIHRMTHTGERPFECPECGKRDERPFCCTDCGRRFNHKSDLITHRRSHTGERPYDCDECGKSFTSSSALTKYQRTHQ, from the exons atgccccgggacccccaggcaggtgaggaggaa GATAGAGCCACCCAGTGTGGGAAAGATGGCCAGAGCTTcaaccagagctctgagctgggggtgcagcagcagcttcagagcagggagaagcgctacaagtgcttggaatgtgggaagggattcagcAAGAGCTCCAACCTGATccagcaccagcacatccacactggggagcgGCCCCACAAgtgtagggaatgtgggaagggcttcagtcACAGGTCCAACCTGATCCGtcaccagatgatccacactggggaatgtccctacgagtgttcccagtgtgggaagaggtgtcggACCATCTCCAATCTCCTCGtacatcagcgcacacacacaggggagaggcccttctgctgcaccgactgcgggaagagattcagccagagctccaaCCTCTTTACCCACAGGAGGCTCCACACCAGGGGCAGGCGTCACAAATGTGGGGACTGTGGTAAGAGCTTCATTCGTAACTCTGAGCTCATCATCCACCGGATGACCCACACTGGAGAAAGGCCATTTGAGTGTcccgagtgtgggaagag GgacgagaggcccttctgctgcaccgactgcgggagGAGATTCAACCATAAATCCGACCTCATCACTCACCGGCGTagccacactggggagaggccttatgactgtgacgagtgtgggaagagcttcaccagcagctctgccttgacCAAATATCAACGGACCCACCAGTGA